One genomic segment of Streptomyces sp. TLI_146 includes these proteins:
- a CDS encoding aldo/keto reductase: protein MEQRHLGRTGLRVSRIGLGTLTWGRDTDEHDAADLLKAFWEAGGTLVDTADVYGGGDAEYLLGQLVERLVPRRELVIATKAGSVPDPDRRFDGSRGHLLAALDESLERLGTDYVDIWQVHAFDPETPLDETLQALDIAVSSGRARYAGVSNFCGWQLAKAATWQLAAPGVRTRLASTQMEYSLLQRGVEREVLPAALDLGIGLLPSSPLGRGVLTGKYRNGTPADSRGASEALAPFVAPYLDEAASRIVDAVAIAADGLAATPLQVALAWVRDRPGVAAPIVGARNAQQLTAALSVEALSLPDEICRALDDVSAPVHRYPDQDWSTL, encoded by the coding sequence ATGGAGCAGAGGCACCTGGGCCGTACGGGCCTGCGCGTATCCCGGATCGGGCTCGGCACCCTCACCTGGGGCCGGGACACCGACGAGCACGACGCCGCCGATCTGTTGAAGGCGTTCTGGGAGGCCGGCGGCACGCTGGTCGACACGGCGGACGTGTACGGGGGCGGGGACGCCGAATACCTGCTCGGGCAGCTGGTGGAGCGGCTGGTGCCGCGCCGCGAGCTGGTCATCGCGACCAAGGCGGGCAGCGTGCCCGACCCGGACCGGCGCTTCGACGGCTCGCGCGGCCATCTGCTCGCCGCGCTCGACGAGTCGCTGGAACGTCTCGGCACGGACTACGTGGACATCTGGCAGGTCCACGCCTTCGATCCCGAGACCCCGCTCGACGAGACGCTCCAGGCCCTGGACATCGCGGTGAGCAGCGGCCGCGCGCGGTACGCGGGCGTGTCCAACTTCTGCGGCTGGCAGCTGGCGAAGGCGGCGACCTGGCAGCTGGCCGCGCCGGGCGTGCGGACCCGCCTCGCCAGTACGCAGATGGAGTACTCGCTGCTCCAGCGCGGGGTGGAGCGGGAGGTGCTGCCGGCCGCGCTCGACCTCGGGATCGGGCTGCTGCCGTCCTCGCCGCTGGGGCGCGGGGTGCTGACGGGGAAGTACCGCAACGGCACCCCGGCGGACTCGCGCGGCGCGTCCGAGGCGCTGGCGCCGTTCGTCGCGCCCTATCTGGACGAGGCGGCGAGCCGGATCGTCGACGCGGTGGCGATAGCGGCGGACGGCCTCGCGGCGACGCCGCTGCAAGTCGCGCTCGCGTGGGTGCGGGACCGGCCCGGAGTGGCCGCGCCGATCGTCGGCGCGCGCAACGCGCAGCAGCTCACGGCGGCATTGTCAGTGGAGGCGCTTAGTCTTCCAGACGAGATCTGCCGGGCGCTGGACGATGTGTCGGCGCCCGTGCACCGCTATCCCGACCAGGACTGGAGCACCTTGTGA